The Nematostella vectensis chromosome 11, jaNemVect1.1, whole genome shotgun sequence nucleotide sequence TTAAGGCAAGAATTTGAGGATaaataacataaaataaataacgtGATATTGGGTAATTTTTGTGCACTTTAATCAATAGAATCAAACTGCAAGATGTTATAATACAATTCGATTAGTGTTCATTACGGCTAGTTTTTTGTGGGTGCCGAGAATACGAGAGAAATCAAAATTACAAATGACATTTACTTACAATTGGTAACAATATTACAATATTCtcaataattacaatattCTCATGTCGGACATTACTTGATGCCAATATACCTGGCCCTCAATGTCGGGTGCATTAAATATAGGTTTAAGTTTTTTTACTTCGCCAAGATTGCACTTGTGGTTTTCATCGATGCTATATTCTGTATGTTTGACTAAGTGAAAAGTGCTGGACTTAGAAGCCGACATTTTGGCATCTTTGGGGCTATACATGGCCAATTAGAAGTGTGATTTGACTTTAAAAAACATCGCTTCTTGCCTTCATTGATTCAATAGCACTGGTCGTTTGATAAGAGCCCATAGTTATCTATACTACGATTATCCATGTATCCAAATCAAAGTATTGTGCGTTCTTATTGACTATTCATACTATGTTAATTTATTATGTTTTACATCCACTCTTTAAATTTAAAACACAGAGTTCATAACACTTTTCAAGAAATACCAATGGAAAATATTGCAATATAACAACGTTGTAGCTAACTGGGGCAAGTAGCGATCTacgggagggggaagggggggggggggggttaggggtTTTttaaccccccaccccctttgggctgccttttcttattgttctcattgTGTCTGTTTGTACCAAAATCGTTACGAAAATTTTTGGGTCAAACCCTGTAGTGCCCTTTTATTCCCCTAACACCTAGATTACTCGCCACAATAACGCAGAGAACAACCCGGAGGCTTAATTAGCTCATAGATATAATACGAGCCGCAGTTAAGGATTCTGATGTCATTGGACCAGTTGCAGCAGCTACTGCTCCAGTGATAACAAACTTTACGTGTTACAATTCCTTCTTCCACCGTAGGATGCGCGCCGTTCACCCAACCAGTTGCATGAGTGTTGCACAAATTTTCAGAAGGACAGGCAGATGGGATGACCGTCCCAGCGGCGCCTTCAAAGCGGTACCACTTTTTCACGAGCCCGCTGTCGCAGATTCTTGTGGTCTTTGGCGAGTTGACGTTGCGGCTTGCATCAGACAGTGTTGTGTAAGAGGCGCATTCCGGGTAGTCTATTTTTCGAAATGGATAATCAGAGTTGTGGCAGGCCTCCGAAATATGGGGGAGGAACGTAACAGAAGCAATAACTTGGAAGGGAGGggacagccacgcccctagtGTCCCCTTTTTGATGTTTGAAAATATCTAGGCACGTCTGAACTTCACATATTGTTGTCTTCTCTGGCCCACTGTATGTATGGAGTAAGGGAGAGTGGGGTAATATTGCCGTTATTATTTAGCctaccttgtttcccaaaTGGCTACACGGAGCGTGATTCATTGACAGTTTCATGTGGAATCAGGTGATCCTTATTAGATAATTTAGCTAgttcaatttgtttgtttgttttttttaattgggaaATAGGGAAAAGCACTGCTTGTGTTTCCCGATGATCGTTTCTCAAAACGCAGATAAACTCAGAAACCTGGGAAGTCACCCGGTAAACTTTTTAGATGCTTCTTCAAACTCCCTCTCTTATTTTCGGGCCCCCAAAAAATCTTACAAGTTGTAGTAAGTTATTATCACAGAGAaaaccattccactgcccGGTAAAAAGTGAGAAAATCAAGGCTAAAATCATTTTATGGGATTTTTCCTACCAACCAATCAGGTTTTCACGTCTTTCAAATGATTTGATcatttagctgtcacagtGCGCCTAAAAAAGTGTAAACAGCTTTTTGGAAAGTTATTAGAAGTTTTGgtacaaaatgagactttatttacttgttctttgtttttcttttgacaAATGCAGATGCCACATCAATGTTTGGGGTGCCAGTTGTCGACAAAACTAGGATTTCTATAACTACttagccaatctattcataaaCTTTGGAAATTATAATTTGCTTGTCGGAAACCTGTATCGGCACACTACGCTATAGCTTTGGTTTGACAATTAAAATGAAGGACAAAAACAGAAGCGAGCGAGATTTTGCTTTAGTTTGATCTTCCTCTCCATGGAGTTCAAAAACTTTTTTGGAGGCATTTCTCTAAATTACCGGTAATTACCAGATTACCGGGTCTGTTATCAACTGTTAGGTTACCGAGAGAGTTTTCGGGATACATTTTCTAGTAAAGGAGCGTGTCTGAAAAATGAGTGCAGCTACAATTTTCAATGGGACAAATAACTTATATAATATTGACGATTGTAAATGGTTTGTTTATTGGGGCGCGCAAAtgagaatatttttttcatgaaaagcacaacaaaattCGCTGAATTACCTCATaaggatcactgattccacTGTGTAGCCATTTAGGAAACAAGATAGACTAAATAATAACTGCAATATTTCGGGGGTCAtagcttttggggtcgtagctttaggggtcgtagcttttggggtcacaggttttaggtattaggttttaggtctttgttttgtagacacccctTTAACTTCGTACTCTTAGGAGTTCTGGAATCAAGTCGAATTGTGTTCCGAATTTTATACGGCGCTTTGCTGTTTCCCGAAGTTGCCAGCGAAGTTTGCCGGAATAATTCAGTCGGAAGTGGCGTTATACGCTCAAACATGGGCCGTTTACTGTTAGATCCCATGCCTCATTTCACCAATCTGTCGGCCATATTAGATTCAGTCTTACCCATCAACGTCTAAAAAGGCTAATTCTACTGTTAATACGGTATTGTGGACTTGTAGTCTTAGTCATCAACGTCTAAAAGAGCTGATTCTACTGTTTATACGGTATGGTGGAAATGCAGTCTTACCAGTCAACGTCTAAAAGAGCTGATTCTACTGTTTATACGGTATGGTGGAAATGCAGTCTTACCAGTCAACGTCTAAAAGAGCTGATTCTACTGTTTATACGGTATGGTGGACTTGCAGTCTTACTCACCAACGTCTAAAAGAGCTGATTCTACTGTTTATACGGTATGGTGGACTTGCAGTCTTATTCATCAACATCTAAAAGAGCTGATTCTACTGTTTATACGGTATGGTGGACTTGCAGTCTTACTCACCATCGTCTAAAAGAGCTGATTCTACTGTTTATACGGTATGGTGGACTTGCAGTCTTATTCATCAACGTCTAAGAGAGCTGATTCTACTGTTTATACAGTATGGTGGACTTGCAGTCTTACCAACGTCTAAAAGAGCTGATTCTACTGTTTATACGGTATGGTGGACTTGCAGTCTTATTCATCAACGTCTAAAAGAGCTGATTCCACTGTTTATATAGTATGGTGGACTTGTAGTCTTAACAATCAACGTCTAAAAGAGCTGATTCCACTGCTTATATGGTATGGTGGACTTGCAGTCTTATTCATCAACGTCTAAAAGAGCTGATTCTACTGTTTATACGGTATGGTGGACTTGCAGTCTTATTCATCAACGTCTAAAAGAGCTGATTCCACTGTTTATACGGTATGGTGGACTTGTAGTCTTAACCATTAACGTCTAAAAGAGCTGATTCTACTGTTTATACGGTATGGTGGACTTGCAGTCTTACTCATCAACGTCTAAAAGAGCTGATTCTACTGTTTATATGGTATGGTGGACTTGCAGTCTTACTCATCAACGTCTAAAAGAGCTGATTCTACTGTTTATATGGTATGGTGGACTTGCAGTCTTACTCATCAACGTCTAAAAGAGCTGATTCTACTGTTTATACGGTATGGTGGACTTGTAGTCTTACTCATCAACGTCTAAAAGACCTGATTCTACTGTTTACATGGTATGGTGGACTTGTAGTCTTACCCATCAACGTCTCGCAGTTTGCTCCTGTCCATCTTGGCGTGCAGATGCAATGGTAGCTGTTAGTGTTGTAAATAGTACGACAACTACCGCCATTCTTACAAGGGTTCTTCACGCATTCGCTCTAAAATGTTAAAGAGAAAAGCGATCAGAACATTGAAAAAAGACAGCAAATATaattaacaaatagatctcattttttcaagCGTCTGTATGCACAGATAACGAcacagcgtgtcatgaacaaaaaagagggactgttgttcatgacacgctgtAACGTTATCTGTGCATGAATTAGAGGACTGACGTacaaaaaatgagatctatttgttttatgcaacaaagaaaatgttttcttacgtTACTATTCTCATTAGCAGGAATGCGCAAATTCTGTGCTTGGTCTCTGCGATCCTTCGCacagaaaatgtttatattgtatATTCTACATAAACAACACACAAGGTGTGAGGATTGACGCGTACCAGTTTATTGGAGACGATATTACAAGTATAGATGTaatgtaaaatatacaaaCATGTTCATGTATCAACTAGCAGACGACTTGGGAAAAACAACCCCGGAAAAAAGGAAGCGTTATGCAAACTGGTAAGGTCAAGTGATAGACAAATGTAATTAGCTAAATATATAGGCATGAGTGGACCTCTAGGGAACGCGCAAGGCGCGAATTCCGAATGCCCAACATAAACAcatttgtcaatcaatcaatcaatcaatcaatcatttaTTTTTGCACTATTTGAAGTTGAGTTAATGCTTTACAAAGTGGACCTGGCAGATTAGAAAATATTAGTAAAATGAAATTTTGTAATGAGATTAGTGTGCGTAGTGACCAAAGGAGCGAAGAGCTTTCGAGTTGGTCACTACCACAGTTATTAGTACCATGAGAATTCGGGAAAGTTCATTTCAcagtatttttataatttttacatttttttgtttgttttgtttttgtatatttttctATACATGTGTCGCTACACTAAGAAATAACTAGCTAACCTGGactggacaaaaaaaaaagatatataataataggaatgaaaattaaataaataaataaatgcgaGTACTATGTTCGGATCAACTCATCACAAGCTACCCCTGGCTGCCAAGGTAAAAACGCTTTATTTGTCTAAGGAAGGACCTATagggaagttttttttataggcaATGGTATTTCTTCCCATATTCTTGAAGATATGGCAGCAAATCTCGACAGCCCAATATTAGTTCTAGAAGCTGGTCTGCATAAGTTGCCCTTGGATGCAAATCTTGTGTTATGACCATGTATTTGCGATGAAGGTAAAACTAAATTTGACAGGGCTTGTGGGGTATTGTTCAATAGGTCTTTTAATTTATGCACCAGAGAGAAAACTTTGATTTTGAATATATTATCCACATTGTGAATGTCTAGTAGTTTGTAAAGTTGAGAGGcactctcatctcttgtggcaaataacattgtttttatgcatttattttcttttcttttgatgGTCGAGAGACGAGTTTGGCATGCGGTTCCCCAGCTCATGATTCCATATGAAATGTAGGGATAGATTAGGTTGTAGTAAAGCTGCTTTAGAAGACTTATGGAAATAAGATGTCGCAATTTGTAGATGATGCCAAgattttttgatattttgctgtttatATGCTGGATTTGAAGTTCCCATTTAAGGTGATTGTCAATAAACATGCCAAGATATTTCATAGTACTTTTGTGCTCGATATCACAGGCTGTGATGGTGATACTAACTTTCTTCCTAGGTGATTTAATAATCATGTAGTTAGTTTTCTTAAAGTTAATGGATAATTTATTTGCATTGCAATATTTGATTACATTTCATAGTTCAGTGTTAATGGTTAGCTCGAAATCTTTAGGATCTTTAGATGAATAGAAAATGTTTGTATCGTCTGCAAATATCTTGAATTTCAGTTTTTTTGAGGAGTGTGGGAGGTCATTGATGTATAGAAGAAAAAGCAAAGGTCCAAGTGTTGACCCTTGTGGGACTCCGCAGGTAATTGGTTGAAGGTCCGATTCAGTGTTTCCTAATTTgacaaactgttttctttcatTTAGGTAGCTTGAAAACCATTTTTGTGGGGTACCCCTTATTCTATATTTGTACATTTTATCAAGTAAAATGTTATGGTTTAGGGTATCAAATGCCTTCGAGAAATCAAGGAAAATACCACAGGTTAGCATGTTTGATCTAGTGCTGTTTTAAGGTTTTCGATAGTTTCTAAGATTGCATGCTCTGTAGAGTGGTCTTTCCTGAATCCAAACTGATATTGAAATAAGATATTATGTTTTTCAAGATAGAAGATTAATTGATCATATACAAGTTTTTCAAGGATTTTACTGAAGGAGGAAAGAATAGCTATTGGCCTGTAGTTTCCTGGTTCACAGGGGTCACCacttttaaatattggggttACTCGAAAGATTTTGAAGATATCTGGGACTGTTCCAGTCATTATGGATTCATTGTATAATTCAGTAAAGGGCCCTGAGAGAGGAGATGCAGCAAGTTTTATGAACTTATTTGGTATATTGATGTatgatttgttttcatttaggCTGCTAAATAGATACTGTACCAGGGTCTCTGTCACTGGAGACATAACAAAGGGTGAGGCgggagaacactttatatgcagagaacactatatatgcagagaacactttatatgcaaagaacactttatatgcagagaacactttatatgcagagaacactatatatgcagagaacactttatatgcagagaacactttatatgcagagaacactttatatgcagagaacactttatatgcagagaacactttatatgcagagaacactatatatgcagagaacactatatatgcagagaacactatatatgcagagaacactttatatgcagagaacactttatatgcagagaacactttatatgcagagaacactttatatgcagagaacactatatatgcagagaacactatatatgcagagaacactatatatgcagagaacactatatatgcagagaacactttatatgcagagaacactttatatgcagagaacactttatatgcagagaacactttatatgcagaga carries:
- the LOC5505932 gene encoding uromodulin, yielding MSPRISILLVISVVVVSGNQTPGVIFIARFLKDLSKRLDVPIIDSHLVKSEGQCSARCVKNRECVSYNLKKKQTTSCDENVLCELLHTDKFNETTALKSSTDFDYFYPPSECVKNPCKNGGSCRTIYNTNSYHCICTPRWTGANCETLMDYPECASYTTLSDASRNVNSPKTTRICDSGLVKKWYRFEGAAGTVIPSACPSENLCNTHATGWVNGAHPTVEEGIVTRKVCYHWSSSCCNWSNDIRILNCGSYYIYELIKPPGCSLRYCGE